In Terriglobales bacterium, the genomic stretch GACATTTTGGGCATGCTGAGGTCCGAGAGAACTACATCGGGCAGAGTCCGCTTCAGCTGCAAGAGAGCATCAAAGCCATCTTCGGCGATGGAAGTTTCGTATCCTTCTGCTTCCAGCACCATTGCCAGACTGTTGCGGATATTGGATTCGTCATCAACAATCAGGACGGATCTCTTTAGGGGAGTAGACATACAGAGAACCTCCTACCACGCAAGAAGTATTTCATTCAGAGACTCAGAATTCTGTCCCATTTTGGACAAGTGCCAAAAGGAAATCGCGCGAAAGCCGCACGCCTGGAGCTTAGTTAATGGTGTTGGGGGTGCTGCGCCGCATGGTTTCGGGGCTTCGCCTGCCGGAATGGTGATGCAGGAGAAACTCAGCGTGGGCAATGACTTAGGCGACTAAGTCAGGTAAATAAGAGTTTCGTCGCACATTCCAGGAGCAACGGTAGCAAACTCATGAGTTCGCCGTCTTTGCCATATCTGGCTGCCAGGCCTTTGAAGGCATGCACAGAGCCTGTAGAGTCCAGAGCCCATCCGCGCGGGATGTCCCAAGATGAAGATTCATTTTGCGTCTGCTCATGTTCACGCGAGTGCCGTGCTCCCTATCAACCAAATGTCCCAGCCGGAACCCGCGAGCCGAAGTGGGCCGCCTTTGGCTAAACATTACCCCCGCTTATTAAGGCGCGGACCCAAAAGGCTACGACTACTGCCATGACGATCACCTCAGCAACAAGGGATGTCCTCATGCCTCGCCAAACCTTGGACGCATTAGCGTCTTCGAGCGGGTAATGTTGCTTGCGGCGATGTGTCGCAGGAAAACTGCTGCTTGGCGTTTGTTGCAGGCTGTGTCATAGACAAGCTGGTACCGCCTACGCGTCTGCTCCAGTGCTCCTACTAGGAATCGGAAATGACAGAGCCGCGAGCCAGCCGCGTCAACATCCACCTTCCGCACGAAAAAGATGTGGCCATTGGTCAGGCAGCGATACGAGACGACCGTGGTCAGCGCGTTCATGCCACGAATTGTAAGCAGTCGCTCAAAACAGGTATCGCCGCACATGGGGCAGAAAAATGGTGTCAGTTGATCTCCAGTGACTGGCTGTGACGGACTAAGAGAAATCTTTCAAAGGACAGTAAATCTCCGGTGCCCGTGGTGTCTGTTCAAAAAAGCACAATGCCGATTTTGCGTTTTTTGGGAGCTTTTCTAGGCTGGTCCCAAGGTTTCATTGGTAATTTGCCAACACGTTCTAATTCCTGGCGATCAGCAGTAAAACGTCTATCTTTCATGCTACTTGCAAGGCCGGAGCGGTTCTGAACGCACTTTTGAATACTTCCGCACGTGGCTTCAGGGAAGTGCTTTGAGGAACTTCTCGAA encodes the following:
- a CDS encoding response regulator, translating into MSTPLKRSVLIVDDESNIRNSLAMVLEAEGYETSIAEDGFDALLQLKRTLPDVVLSDLSMPKMS